In a genomic window of Arachnia rubra:
- the mobF gene encoding MobF family relaxase — MTISRLSAGDGYEYYTSCTARGDHRSKDQELGDYYLESGTPAGVWMGRGAAALGIEGEVTEAQMKALFGEGLHPDADRLIAEQIAAGVSAKKAIQSVRLGRKFAAYQVPDSTLKRAIDNALSTEEHRLGRELEADERLRVRMRTAGIEFRAAHGRSGSRIEVAKWMSRELSSKQNTVAGFDLTFSAPKSLSVAWGISSPEQAERLEAAHEAAIEQTITWLEDEVIRARTGAQGIAFHTTNGLLATRFRHWESREGDPQLHDHVVVANRVQITNEQGRVRWLTIDSRSLYKATVTASSVYNQKLANELKQLGLELRERTTPSGDYRGMELAAISDDLIERCSGRRAAITARTEQLIAEFAAEHGHQPDKKTHLALAQQATLETRIPKSQAITRDELREQWRGHLGAEAEQIQQEIITQLDAEPDTTSAAVQNPEEPGSRVHVDQVAAEIVTELSARQSVWNRNHVSTRVNMWAASQPDLVSDELRHDVLDAALTKASISITPDVATPALPELLNPDGNSIYSPPAARLYTSAQVLEAEALLVDAAHDINLPAATQEIFDTVVGEQELQLDPGQIALAQQVATSDQVLTVGIGPAGAGKTTAMRVATQAIASAGARTWGVTVSAAAAEQLETATGMPSVTIAKWLHEHRQGRLNIQPGDVVVVDEAGMASATDLAAITRTARNNGAFVRLVGDDRQLQAIGAGGALKMLTHEADVVRLETLHRFTDEHEAAASLRLRDQGDVEWYLAQGRVHGGTAQHTHQHMVQAWTKDLERGDRVLLLATTNSSVNALNLLAQQRRIDEGHVNVSSTITLADGAEAGVGDWILTRRNDRRLATGTGRSFVKNGDRWTVEAINSDGSIEVVDDHDRTCTLPADYVRQWSSLGYAVTVHRAQGRTVDSAHLLLDTTAIGHDAVYVGLTRGCNSNQVWAITDGHTAPDMLRHAAAKNVQATSARELIAQAQAEAGHPAHLVRILADMQRRADAHRYNQTLRREHPAVWSQIEESPQLHRLHKALHDAEQQGFTPARILHECAENLPDGVEAPAGLIAWRIRRHLTLAQQHARQNRDAVRRFSHLTDQELAAQLHAATCDKTTALKALKATKRTHRETEAVPAVTKRGEAVPSWQHRPHGALDDAELAIQLRAARGRAEAASKAITEIRRHIRQLLRTPDTAAPEQLLKNLDARLERLRADRDDATRRATQLRDETCTRADLDGKSWYRETTQREAATMPERPGNLAGDVDRAELGFVAVQELRKQLWIEAHHRRFDPRPGQVERCGAPAWAISGHGTTDPAMPSSWAAALTQMRHQVADAITTRGQALALDPPDWATTYLGPVPDEPAQRARWEQVAGQIETWRGLTEHTNPNVALPAPSRSKAVGAQAATWLHTLHAAASDLRTGRPTPTPGDAPSDGGVEPSPPVPVPVLTAPPATTEPSSGMRRAATEPAHRIQHARTKAPPRREPTKAAPATAPVLTPAAELERDLIGLTSRERILDLTQQAAQFFKDHYQDSAARQYLEERLKTGLTDHPEIVVGYAPAGSRLVQHLRRHGASDQELIDAGLAKPAQGGGVIDVFRDRLVLGIHNLDGDLVGFVGRARPGADPRVPKYLNTPTTRAFHKSEVLFGLPEYQDLVAKGADLVRVEGPFDALAITLATGGRAVGVAPLGTALTEQQAQAIANQGARVWEATDTDAAGQAAAARDHELLVRHGITAYDFLLLPPDGQPVKDPAELLARPGGAEALQKPLVLGDAAPTIAGKLLVGMVRDHAGDLAGNVNILVGVARHAARLIADLPADQQPYHTDLVAAALRDAAPTQHQDAVRDLVSHEIQQQVQGRRNSGSRIRPRAGERLHDLATHLGIPITPTPIQAPQPPTPTRIPGPVPDTALHDVVHQPLHTAAITRPTAAITPPQPRHPATPVQPAESAPPAQTAHPAQAVQAVQKSQSLHPTPPIRPAEPTQQTGSVQDLIDQWQLRQQLTALTERLETLPERAALAMDLDAATRARETLRPAPGTPLIETIQAKIALDQEITELRARAADLNKPALQRSLERYQGALEAQRAKTIDAQARAIAADKDRPLIDRIRDTAALKHQHTPQPEQPTPRHERDAPER; from the coding sequence ATGACCATCTCCCGCCTCAGCGCCGGGGATGGGTATGAGTACTACACCTCCTGCACAGCACGTGGCGATCACCGCTCCAAGGATCAGGAGTTGGGCGACTACTACCTCGAATCCGGCACGCCAGCTGGGGTGTGGATGGGACGCGGCGCGGCCGCTCTCGGCATTGAGGGCGAGGTAACCGAGGCCCAGATGAAGGCCCTGTTCGGGGAGGGTCTGCATCCCGATGCAGACCGGCTCATCGCTGAGCAGATCGCCGCCGGGGTGAGCGCGAAGAAGGCCATCCAGAGCGTCCGGTTAGGCAGGAAATTCGCCGCCTACCAGGTCCCAGACAGTACGCTGAAGCGAGCGATTGACAACGCTCTCAGCACAGAAGAGCATCGTTTGGGTCGCGAACTCGAGGCTGATGAGCGCCTCCGCGTGAGGATGCGCACCGCCGGGATCGAATTCAGAGCTGCGCATGGGCGCAGCGGGAGCCGCATCGAAGTCGCGAAGTGGATGAGCCGCGAACTCAGCAGCAAGCAGAACACCGTCGCCGGGTTTGACCTCACCTTCTCAGCGCCGAAGTCGTTGTCGGTGGCGTGGGGAATCAGCTCCCCGGAGCAGGCCGAGCGACTTGAGGCTGCGCACGAAGCAGCCATTGAACAAACCATTACGTGGCTCGAGGATGAAGTCATTCGAGCCCGCACCGGCGCCCAGGGTATCGCCTTCCACACCACCAACGGGCTGCTCGCTACCCGCTTCCGGCATTGGGAATCCCGGGAGGGCGACCCGCAACTCCACGACCACGTCGTTGTCGCCAATCGGGTGCAGATCACCAACGAGCAAGGCCGAGTGAGGTGGCTCACCATCGACTCCCGGTCGCTGTACAAGGCCACCGTCACCGCCTCATCGGTCTACAACCAGAAGCTCGCGAATGAGCTGAAACAGCTGGGGTTGGAGCTACGGGAACGCACCACACCCAGCGGCGACTACCGCGGCATGGAACTCGCCGCGATCAGCGATGACCTGATTGAGCGCTGCTCGGGCAGACGGGCAGCAATCACCGCCCGCACCGAGCAACTCATCGCAGAGTTCGCCGCCGAGCACGGACACCAGCCCGACAAGAAGACCCACCTCGCGTTGGCGCAGCAGGCCACATTGGAGACCCGGATCCCGAAGTCCCAGGCCATCACGCGGGATGAATTGCGTGAGCAGTGGCGGGGCCATCTTGGAGCAGAAGCGGAGCAGATCCAGCAGGAGATCATCACCCAACTCGACGCCGAACCCGATACCACATCGGCTGCTGTCCAGAATCCGGAAGAGCCTGGCTCAAGGGTGCATGTGGACCAGGTCGCAGCCGAAATCGTGACGGAGTTGAGCGCCCGGCAGTCGGTGTGGAACCGTAATCATGTCTCGACCAGAGTCAATATGTGGGCCGCCTCACAACCCGATTTGGTCTCGGATGAGCTGCGCCACGACGTGCTCGATGCCGCATTGACGAAGGCGTCGATCTCCATCACCCCCGACGTGGCCACACCTGCCCTCCCCGAGCTCCTCAACCCCGACGGCAACAGCATCTACTCCCCGCCGGCGGCGCGGCTCTACACCTCCGCCCAGGTCCTGGAAGCCGAAGCTCTCCTGGTAGATGCCGCCCACGACATCAATCTGCCGGCCGCCACCCAAGAGATCTTCGACACCGTCGTGGGGGAGCAGGAACTACAGCTCGATCCGGGCCAGATTGCCCTGGCCCAGCAAGTCGCAACCAGCGACCAGGTGCTCACCGTCGGCATTGGTCCGGCAGGTGCGGGGAAGACCACCGCCATGCGTGTTGCCACCCAGGCAATCGCTAGCGCCGGAGCGCGAACGTGGGGTGTGACGGTCTCGGCAGCGGCCGCCGAACAACTCGAAACCGCCACCGGAATGCCATCCGTCACGATCGCGAAATGGCTCCACGAACATCGCCAAGGCCGTCTCAACATCCAGCCCGGCGATGTGGTCGTCGTCGACGAGGCTGGCATGGCCTCGGCCACCGATCTGGCCGCCATCACCCGCACCGCACGCAACAACGGCGCATTCGTACGGCTCGTGGGGGATGACCGCCAGTTGCAGGCGATCGGCGCCGGCGGAGCCCTGAAGATGCTCACCCACGAGGCCGACGTCGTCCGCCTCGAGACCCTCCACCGCTTCACCGACGAACACGAAGCGGCTGCGTCGCTCAGGTTGCGGGATCAGGGCGATGTCGAATGGTATCTGGCCCAGGGCCGGGTCCACGGCGGCACCGCCCAGCACACCCATCAACACATGGTCCAGGCATGGACCAAGGACCTCGAACGGGGCGATCGCGTGTTGCTGCTGGCTACCACCAACAGTTCTGTGAACGCGTTGAATCTGTTGGCGCAGCAGCGCCGCATCGACGAAGGTCACGTCAACGTCAGCTCCACGATCACCCTGGCCGACGGGGCAGAAGCCGGGGTGGGGGACTGGATCCTCACCCGACGTAACGACCGCCGCCTGGCCACCGGCACCGGTCGGTCCTTTGTGAAAAACGGTGACCGCTGGACTGTCGAGGCCATCAACTCTGACGGCAGCATCGAGGTTGTCGATGACCACGACCGCACCTGCACCCTCCCCGCTGACTACGTCCGTCAATGGAGCAGTCTGGGGTACGCCGTGACGGTGCACCGAGCCCAGGGCCGCACCGTCGACTCAGCACACCTCCTCCTCGACACCACCGCGATCGGGCATGACGCCGTGTATGTGGGGCTCACCCGCGGCTGTAACTCCAACCAGGTATGGGCCATCACCGACGGCCACACCGCCCCGGACATGCTCCGCCACGCCGCAGCCAAAAATGTGCAAGCCACGTCGGCGCGGGAGCTGATCGCCCAGGCCCAAGCCGAAGCCGGGCATCCCGCACACCTGGTCCGCATCCTGGCCGATATGCAACGCCGCGCCGATGCCCACCGCTACAACCAGACGTTGCGGCGGGAGCATCCAGCGGTGTGGAGCCAGATCGAAGAATCTCCCCAGCTCCACCGCCTCCACAAAGCGCTCCACGACGCCGAACAACAAGGTTTCACCCCGGCCCGGATCCTCCACGAGTGCGCGGAGAACCTGCCCGACGGCGTCGAGGCCCCGGCCGGACTGATCGCGTGGCGGATCCGCCGCCACCTCACCCTCGCCCAACAGCACGCCCGCCAGAACCGGGATGCAGTACGCCGGTTCAGTCACCTCACCGACCAAGAACTCGCCGCCCAACTCCATGCCGCCACCTGCGACAAAACCACCGCCCTCAAAGCACTCAAAGCCACGAAACGCACCCACCGTGAGACCGAGGCCGTGCCGGCAGTCACGAAACGCGGCGAAGCGGTGCCGTCCTGGCAGCACCGCCCCCACGGGGCGTTGGATGATGCCGAACTCGCGATCCAACTCCGCGCAGCCCGCGGCCGCGCCGAGGCCGCATCGAAAGCGATCACCGAGATCCGCCGGCACATCCGGCAGCTGCTCCGCACCCCCGACACGGCCGCTCCCGAACAGCTCTTGAAGAATCTGGATGCGCGTTTGGAGCGGCTGCGCGCTGACCGGGATGATGCAACCCGTCGTGCTACTCAGCTGCGAGACGAGACCTGCACCCGCGCCGACCTCGACGGGAAGTCGTGGTACCGCGAAACCACGCAACGGGAGGCCGCCACCATGCCGGAACGCCCCGGCAACCTCGCGGGCGATGTGGACCGTGCAGAACTCGGCTTTGTGGCGGTGCAGGAGCTGCGGAAGCAGTTGTGGATCGAAGCCCACCATCGCCGCTTCGACCCCCGTCCCGGGCAGGTGGAGCGGTGCGGTGCTCCCGCGTGGGCGATCTCCGGCCACGGCACCACCGATCCAGCCATGCCGAGCAGCTGGGCGGCCGCGCTCACCCAGATGCGCCACCAGGTCGCCGACGCGATCACCACCCGCGGCCAAGCGCTCGCCCTCGACCCACCCGACTGGGCCACAACCTATCTCGGCCCCGTCCCCGACGAGCCCGCCCAGCGTGCTCGCTGGGAGCAGGTCGCAGGGCAAATCGAAACCTGGCGAGGCCTCACCGAGCACACCAACCCCAACGTCGCCCTGCCAGCCCCGTCCAGATCCAAGGCCGTCGGGGCCCAAGCAGCGACCTGGCTGCACACCCTCCACGCCGCCGCCTCCGACCTTCGCACCGGCCGCCCCACACCCACCCCGGGCGACGCTCCTAGCGATGGCGGTGTAGAGCCGTCGCCTCCTGTCCCGGTACCAGTTCTCACCGCACCCCCAGCCACCACCGAACCAAGCAGTGGGATGCGTCGCGCCGCCACCGAACCCGCCCACCGCATCCAGCACGCCCGCACCAAGGCCCCGCCACGCCGCGAACCCACCAAAGCGGCCCCCGCAACCGCGCCGGTGCTGACGCCCGCCGCTGAGCTCGAACGCGACCTCATCGGCCTCACCAGCCGGGAACGGATCCTCGACCTCACCCAACAGGCCGCCCAGTTCTTCAAGGACCACTACCAGGACTCGGCTGCCCGGCAGTACCTCGAGGAACGGTTGAAGACTGGTCTGACCGACCACCCCGAGATCGTGGTCGGGTATGCGCCGGCAGGAAGTCGGCTGGTCCAACACCTCCGACGCCACGGGGCCAGCGACCAGGAGCTCATCGACGCCGGACTTGCCAAACCCGCCCAGGGCGGCGGCGTCATCGATGTGTTCCGTGACCGTCTCGTCCTCGGCATCCACAACCTCGATGGCGACTTGGTCGGTTTCGTCGGCCGTGCCCGTCCCGGCGCCGACCCGCGAGTGCCGAAATACCTCAACACCCCCACCACCCGCGCGTTCCACAAGAGCGAGGTCCTCTTTGGCTTGCCCGAGTATCAGGACCTGGTTGCCAAGGGTGCGGACCTGGTGCGCGTAGAAGGACCCTTCGACGCCCTGGCCATCACCCTCGCCACTGGCGGCCGCGCGGTTGGGGTTGCCCCACTCGGCACCGCACTCACCGAGCAGCAAGCCCAGGCGATCGCCAACCAAGGAGCGAGGGTGTGGGAGGCCACCGACACCGATGCTGCCGGGCAGGCCGCCGCCGCCCGCGACCATGAGCTCCTGGTCCGCCACGGCATCACCGCCTACGATTTCCTCCTCCTGCCACCCGACGGACAGCCCGTGAAGGACCCCGCCGAACTCCTAGCCCGTCCCGGCGGCGCGGAAGCTCTACAGAAGCCCTTGGTGCTCGGGGATGCCGCCCCCACCATCGCCGGGAAACTCCTCGTCGGCATGGTTCGTGACCACGCCGGCGACCTGGCCGGCAACGTCAACATCCTCGTCGGTGTGGCACGTCATGCCGCCCGGCTGATTGCCGACCTGCCGGCCGATCAGCAGCCCTACCACACCGACCTGGTCGCAGCCGCCCTCCGCGATGCCGCCCCCACCCAGCACCAGGACGCGGTGCGGGACCTGGTCAGCCACGAAATCCAGCAGCAGGTCCAAGGCCGTCGGAACTCAGGCAGTCGGATCCGGCCCCGTGCAGGGGAGCGTCTTCACGACCTCGCCACCCACCTCGGTATCCCCATCACCCCCACACCCATCCAGGCCCCACAGCCTCCCACACCCACACGGATACCCGGCCCAGTGCCCGACACGGCACTGCACGACGTCGTCCATCAGCCCCTCCACACTGCCGCCATCACCCGCCCAACCGCGGCGATCACCCCACCACAACCGCGGCACCCAGCGACACCGGTACAGCCAGCAGAATCGGCACCCCCAGCACAAACAGCGCACCCAGCGCAGGCAGTGCAGGCGGTGCAGAAGTCTCAGTCACTGCACCCCACGCCACCGATACGGCCAGCGGAACCGACACAGCAGACAGGGTCGGTGCAAGACCTCATCGACCAATGGCAGCTCCGCCAACAACTCACCGCCCTGACCGAGCGCCTCGAGACCCTCCCCGAACGGGCGGCCCTGGCCATGGACCTTGACGCCGCGACCCGCGCCCGCGAGACCCTCCGCCCTGCACCCGGCACCCCCCTCATCGAAACCATCCAAGCAAAGATCGCGCTCGACCAAGAGATCACCGAACTCCGGGCTCGTGCCGCGGATCTCAACAAACCTGCCCTACAACGCAGCCTCGAGCGCTACCAAGGCGCCCTCGAAGCCCAACGGGCCAAAACCATCGACGCCCAAGCCCGTGCGATCGCGGCCGACAAAGACCGGCCCCTCATCGACCGGATCCGCGACACAGCCGCCCTCAAACACCAACACACACCACAGCCGGAACAACCCACACCCCGCCACGAACGCGACGCACCCGAACGCTGA
- a CDS encoding HNH endonuclease family protein has protein sequence MTDHLTELTTAAQNPAILTRFRAKIHRSPDLDCWLWTGAISGKGHGRFWIRDDLVVIAHRFAWLVDQLERGQIVTKMPAVISHDCDNPICQNPAHLRVGTATTNRREWAARRDVPGSPLRDLRGARGRAEALRDAAKTRATDLTAVIDDGKGAVDRLQEQLW, from the coding sequence ATGACGGATCACCTGACGGAGCTGACAACAGCAGCGCAGAACCCGGCGATCTTGACGAGGTTCCGTGCGAAAATTCATCGCAGTCCTGACCTGGACTGCTGGCTTTGGACCGGCGCCATCAGCGGGAAAGGGCACGGCCGCTTCTGGATCCGCGACGACCTGGTGGTGATCGCGCATCGGTTCGCGTGGCTGGTCGATCAACTCGAACGCGGCCAGATCGTCACCAAGATGCCGGCAGTCATCTCCCACGACTGCGACAACCCGATCTGCCAAAACCCTGCCCACCTGCGCGTCGGCACGGCGACGACGAACCGACGCGAATGGGCCGCGAGACGAGACGTCCCGGGGTCACCGCTGCGAGACCTTCGTGGAGCACGCGGCCGCGCCGAAGCGCTCCGCGACGCCGCCAAGACCAGGGCAACAGATCTGACAGCGGTGATCGACGACGGCAAGGGCGCTGTCGATCGGCTGCAAGAACAGCTGTGGTGA